In the genome of Crassostrea angulata isolate pt1a10 chromosome 6, ASM2561291v2, whole genome shotgun sequence, the window AACTTTGACAATGAACAATAAAAATGCTATATGTTGAAACTTTTAACATCTGAAGGCAGTTATTTGACATTTTCACTTACAAATTATTCACAACCCAGTTGAAAGAATCCCACGGTTCAAACCATTcttttccaatatgattttcgaATAAATGAACAAAGGCAGACAACTGATCCTTGTCACCACAGACCACCTTTAGGTCGCTAAGTATGGAGCTTGGTTTGGGAAAACGAGATACTGGAAAAAAGATAATTCCtccatgaaaacaaaaatattagcaATTGATAAGGCAAACAGAGCATAAGTTTCATATATTtgaaacacataaaaaaaacttatcatTTCATATGTCATAAGAATAAATTAATGAtggaaaattgaattatcagtATACAAATATTATAGAATTTATATTCAAGTAAACCGCAAtggaaaatatcaaatttacataaaaaatttagCTTGAAGCCCAATTCTGTAATAGCAAAAACAAGATACATAACTGTCATGAAGagcttttgttttttaataatttactgTGATTACGAAACAAGAAGTAGTCGGGTACTGACTATCAACGTCCACCACATTGTGCAGAACTTCACCGACTCTGTCAGAGTATGGCCCCGTCTTTATGACGGACACATACAGGAAGGAGATCAGCTCTTGTAGGGCCGCCATCGAATTCATGAACCGTGACTCGTTCAGTGGAATGTGAGTACTATTTGAGGCTTTCTGTGCCGCCAGAGCACACTGAAATATACACAAGTTCTACCATGTACAAAACTGGCCATGAAAGGAAATGTCCGTcttcttttgataaaattttgaattaattaaaaacttattttgctTTACAATAATATAAGTATTAATTAGAATTATACcaatataaacatgtaattaaaaatggATTAAGATTGATATTAGGATTAACCATCACCAAAAGAGTGGCAGAAATATTCTGTAATTAGCGGTACTTAAACTATCTGATCGTTTGGTATTTAAAATACTAgtgtaaaaaattctatataaaatcaaaagaaaaaagatcAAGAATTGAGAATGAAATACTTGAAACTTTCTCTTAGCGGATATGcaataaatatgcaaaatatacagaagtttttttattgtgtaaagaaaaaaatatggataAATTTTTAGTACAAtgtgttgaaaatataaaaaggaaaccaaaattaactacttttaaaaaaaatcatgattagggcaataataaaaatttatttcttaaattttacattCAAGTGCAGAGAGCAAAGAGAGTGGCCCTTCTACTGCAAGAACCCAGAAAAATACATTCTTAGCAAAATAAGGAAATTTacagatgaaattaaatatatgtacataacttgaaaaaaaagagCAAATAATTGTAAGATTTTGATCATGTGTACTAAGTGTCATGTTtgtacatgttacatgtatacagtaatcaataaacatgtatattgtaataaaaatagataaaaacagCTTTACagaatatttctgatttatacaaTACCGAGAGGAAGTTGTGCTCATCAGAAGTCTAGTGGAAACCAGTGGCAAAAAAACACATCAAATGCAAAACAAATCTAACACAGTTTtccaaatgattaaaaaaaaatatgtttttgtaaaTGGCATCTTATACATTTTTTCGCAATTAAGTAAAAGCTAAAACGTTAAAATCATTGATACACGTATTTTGTAAGGtaaaatgaaaagttaaatCAATTAAGCAAAactacaaatattaaaaaaaatatatatatatataaagcagaTCTGTTAAAAGAGCATCATTTTTACCAgtaattgaatttgtttttccCTTTACTTCAAGCTTTTTTCTAGtcaaaatgaaattgatttgaatttttttctgattgtCATAAGCGTTAACAATTTATAGTATTGAATTTCTTCACAGCAATCTGTTACATATATAAGTGGATGCTTCTTTAACAGAGGGTGTCTAGCGAAAGAAGAAGAGGGATTAAACTGGTTCCCATCAGGGAATTGCCTTAACTAGTTCTTCCAGGTCCCTGACCACACTGTGGATCAAACTATGCTGGAGTTTATCCAGTTCGTCGGCCCACACAGCGAGGGACGGCAGAAAGACATGGAGGGCCGTCATCACCACTCGCTCCGAGGGGTCCTTCAGGGACGTCCACAGGAGTTCACAACCCTACAAAGCCAAGTTACAATTCTCAATGGTTTTCAATAATACCGTATACCTGggctttttttgcttgtcacaagatttgcgaaaatggggaaaatacGTAGCATTTTTAATCTGCctcagtcattttttgcaattttaaaaatgtcttatagaaaatgatacaggatAAAATTTCTGTGTATTTTGCAATTTGAAAGAGATTGCCcaaaaagcaaaaattagatcatcgcaAAAATTACTGTATATACGGTACTTGTGACACAAATTTGATGAGGAAAATGATTTCTAAACACATGATAGAGTTAGTCACCTTTACCACCATACTAGAGACTGTAGGCCAAACTAGTACATGTTCACcttttatcagtaaaaaattaatatatgtgtGGCAGGAACATAAGGCAAATGATCTTAACAATATCAaagtaatgaataaaaataaattttatcaatcAACTTAAATCTATCTACACTGCAAATCATTGTATGAGTATCTAACATAAACTCCCAGAAACGCAAGAAGTACATATATTCATGACACTTTTGTTCCTGAGAGTAAGACGCGTATAAATGGTGCAGGACTTCCCTTCTTCCTACCTGAGTGTACTTGTCTGTATCGCTGATAAATCCAAACAAGATTCCGAGGCTGCGAACGACGGCTTCCCGGACTTCTGCCTCCTTGTCATCCACCATCATTTGCTGCAGCATTGACAGGATCAGCGAACTAAGAATCTCCGtctacaatataaaataaaaatttcagtcTATTGCAGAAATTCAGAATCTGAGTCTACAGTACAAATTTAAAATCCCAGTCTACAATAAAAACTCAAATTCTTTGTCTATAATGCAAACTCataatatcagtatacaatacAAACTCAaaatcatagtacatgtataaacataggtaatcacagattacaaagctcactgagacgagacatcacccttatgagactttacctttatgagaccatttttatcatattaaatgaaaatcatactttatgatcttggatattcatggattctgttttgacacaatatcctatatcatctgttaaaaaattgtatgataatcatatgttcatatgttaatcaaaacaataatataatattaaatattgcatcctatcatttttacaacatatatcatataatacaataaaataccataataaacaatgatgagatatgatattgtaacgtatgatatgacattgtattgtgttatacgttattgtatttgatcacataatacaatatcataatatataaaacaatatagtattatattacaatatcatattacataatacatcataacattgaaacatatgatattatattgtataatatagtatgattttgtatgatactgtatcatttttgatacataatatgatattgtatcatatgatacaatattatgtgatatagtaaaatattatataatacaatatcgtattatacatattgtatcatatgatacaataatatattttacaatatcatacaaaacaatttcatgtaatgtgaaaatatatcatattataaaccaatatcataattattatacaatatcgtatgatacgatattataaaatattaaagtatcgtatatacaatttcatgtgatataattctatattacagaaactaatatcatatacaatatcgtatgatacaatattatagaatatacaatattgtatcataggatacaatattatattttgcaatatcttatgtaatagtatcatgtgataaaataataatttaacaatacaatatcacacaatattgtatcataatatacaatactatacatgatgatatcatgatacattatcataacataaaatatcaaaaaattgatacaatatcatatcgtatcatataactctttataatattacatatgatattatattgtatcatattaaacaatattgtttcataccatacaatactatatcataggaatcatgttatatcatttatcaactaacacatctatctatcgagggtttgagtgaggtaggagatttctttaccatccttgataatggagatcaggctctgcatctgaagcaacctctgcgtttcatttaaaatatagtcaaatcaactatgcaagctatcatctataaaacatgtgacctgttccaaaaaaactaaacattatcaagcatccgaaacctatggctcagattcagcattcaagcctgtcaggtgcatcagtatacataagacgcatctccatgcaagtttggttaagttcagaccagtaataactaagatatcatcatcagagggcactagcaattaaaaccttaacctgctccagcatccgcaacctatggctcagattcaacatccatgcctgtcaggtgcatctgtatcataaaacacaccatccattcaagtttggtgaagttaggacctgtaataactaagatatattttttagcatccttgataatggagatcaagctctgcaactggagcttcctctgtgattcattcatattacagtttaatcaactatgtgagtttgaaatagtactattatctattaaacatgtgacctgttccaaaaaacttaaccatatccagcatctgaaacctatggctcagactcagcattcaagcctgtcaggtgcatcagtatcattagactggaagtctggtgaagttaggacaaataataactaagatataatcataagagggcacctgtttcaaaaacttttaccagctccaaaaaccttaacctcctccagcatccaaaacctatggctcagattcagcattcaagcttgtctggtgcatcagtatcataagacacaccatccatggaagtctggtgaagttaggacaagtagtaactaagatataatcatcagagggcacctgcaacaaaaactttatccagctctaaaaaccttcacctccttcagcatctgtaacctatagctcatattcagcacccaagcctgcctggtgcatcagtattataagacacaccatccatgcaagtttggtgaagtacggaccagcagtaaattagatattgctatcaaagggcacctgcaacaaaaactttaacctgctccaataaccttaacctccttcagcatccgaaacctttagctcagattcagcactcaagcctatcaggtgcatcagtatcataagacacaccatccatgtaagtttggtgaagtacggacctgcagtaacttagatattgctatcaaagggcacctgcaacaaaaactttaacctagTCCAACAACCTGAACCTCCTCCAgtatctgaaatttaggactcagattcagcatccaagtctttcaagtccataagtaggtccagatgcatcatccatgcaagtttggtgaagataggacaagtaatagcttagatacaggacctgcaacaaaaacctttaaccaggtccggacgccgacgccgacaccgacgccgagggtatagcataagctccccctgacttcgtctcggtgagctaaaaacaaactcataatatcagtatacaatacAAACTCAAaatcttagtacatgtataaatacaaaCTTAGAATCTCAGTCTACAATACAAACTTAGAATTTCTGTCTATAATAAAGCTCAGAATCTCAGTCTTTAATGCAAACTCAGAATATCAAATACAAATCACACTACCAAAAAACCCTCAGAAATCAGTCTATCATACAAATCTCGGTCTTTAATAAACTAATGTCTTCAACAAATACTGGTACCCATTAAAACAGTTTCGTCTAGATCTATTAACTCAGTGTTGAAAAAACACAGACTTATCACAACTTGTTTTTTGCCTTGTCAATGTGATAAGATGATTCACACACCATGATGTAAGGAGAGTAAGATGTTACTATATACATGATGTAAATACTGACTGGTAAGTAGGATGCCAGCGCCCCACAGGCCTCAGCCACCAGGATTCTTCTCTCAGGGTACTTGTGATTTATCTGGACAAATAAATTTCAATGCTTTAGCTAACTGAACAGAACTATATTTTGCATCGTGATATGTAAAAGCCAAAGAGCCAGAAGTAATGAGAAACTTTGTGCAATTATAcccataacaaaatatttcaaatggcaaaaaaacttttattgtcAGTTTCtcacatattaaaaaatttcaaaataaaatgtattggcATAATTTTGTTACTTTGTTACTTCCCTAATAAACACTTGTTCTAAGCAAAAGAGTAACATTGACTTAatggaatttttaatttcatttcctttttttaccAAACCAATCGTCTTTGCATTAATACTCCTGTAGGAGACTCTAACCTGTTCCCAGCACTGGGGGAGGAGTTCTTCCATCAGCCGAGCACTTCCTGTGTGTTGTGCAAAGGCCACACAGCCTGTCATTATCATCTGTCTGTCAATCAGAAACCAAAAGGATTTATACTTTTAATTAACCTAAGtcaacatttataaattttataattttcagccttaaacatttatatttgatttgtttcattttttaagttatgaattattttattgtatggAAAAAGTCCTTATATTATAGGTCTAGATTATACCGGTATCTTTATGCATAACTCTTTTAAGAGATATaaaaatagtctaaaaatgaccaAATCCATTCAGCTCTCTTTATaagattataaaattaatacaaaaattcAACTATATCTACATTTCTttgattattcattattttagcTAACAAACCTTTGTTCTTCATCTGGTTTTTTGATCAGGTTAAAAAGTATGTTTAGGAGTTTGTCCCTCTCCTTGGAATCTGGATGCAGCATGGCTGTGCATAGTATCAAGGGAATTAACTCCTGTCGAATCAACCATTATTAATGAATACCCAAGGTTTGCACAGTAAATGTTTATAGTGTCTGAATCTTTGAGAACCCTTTGACTAGTTCATTACAATGtatcaaatgttattttcttcagttttaagtatttttattcaatggcttataatatttaatataatatttaaggCTTCCATATATACCGTTAAAATTGTCTCTTTTTACTGTTCACTAAACAACATAGAAATTCaacttgttttttaaaatttgagcaGAATTCCTTCCCTAAAATACATATGCAATCCTACttaattttcctttttgaaTAATTGTTGGTAAATGGggtgaaaatgaaatgttgGGTAAGCCTACTCATAGAACATGTAATGTACAACCTGTATATTGCAAGAAAACAAGAGACAAACCTCTCTCTTGGCCAGGAGCACATTGGGTACGATATGAGGGAGACAGCGAGCCAACATGGTGATGATATGGTCTCTGTCTGCACCAATGATCTGCGAAACCTACAAACAAATAAATCTGGATGGTTAAAGGCATGACATTGTATACCTACTCATACTTTTAATAAGAAATGacatgaaaaacacaaaaatcatTTCTGAATGTAAATTTTTCTTACCTCATGCACAATACGATTGTCTTTAGAAACATGAAAACAAACATCTAGTAATGATTTTCTGAATGTTGGCGTCAAATGcctagcaaaaaaaaaaaaagaacccctaatttttctttttctcatttGTTTCTTCTCAACTCACAAGATACTGTAAAATATTAACACTTGGGATACTCTGATATAGCTGACCTTTTTGATGTGTCTTCTGTGCTCTCTGAGGTGGGGCTCATGGTCATTGTCGGACTTCTGTCGTCTAAGCTTCCATTTCTGTCCAGCACCACGACGGACTCTGACGACCCTTCACTAATGTCTCGGTCCCTGGACTGGTCCCCATTTATCACAGACTTAGCCTTACTATCACTATCCTTCACTGAATCAGTCACATCTGTCCTATCACATTCCTCATTACAATTGTTTACAGAATTGTCAACACCCAATGTGCAATCATTATCCTGATTGATGGAAATGGAATGCTTTTTTGAAGGAGTAAAACTGTATATCATTTGGTTTTCAGATCTTTGGCTAAATGGGAAGAAATTTTTAATATGGAAAAATATAAAGAACAAAAACCCCCCCAAGGAATACCTGCTACAGTCAAcctaatatataataattaacacataattttaattgctGATCCTGGTAAATATAATAGAGTTTGTGTATCTCAGATATTATCATCataattgtaacataaaataatctaaatagaatatatcataaataaattCTGATGCATTAAACTTACTCATATAATTCAGTAATCTGGGATTTCAAGCTCTGGTTTTCTTTCTTACAAACATCAATTTGATTTTCAAGGTCAGCAACCTTAGATTCctgtaaattaaatataaacataaaatcaataaaatgtaGATACCCCAGTTCAAAGTATAAATTCTCCACTATTCTACATCTTAATGCTACATTGGCTGAACATCATTTCTATTGTACATGTTTGGAACAATATCaacttttaatatgataaaattataaaatcaaatttgtgtaaagttcaaggtcaaatcaacaacaacatgatgatgtgaccttgaccttggaTCATTGCTATATTCTATTCTAAATCacaaatataatacatgtatcatctgTCAAAAATGTTGGCATCTTGATTCATTTTGAGGACTGACAGAACTCACCAACTGAGATTTCAGATCGGTCCATTCCTCCCACAGCTTTTGGTCTTCCTCCCTCTCCAGCTCTACCTGGCAGTGAAAGTCCTCAGTTGACATTACTGGAGTGGCATGGTTGCCATAATCCTTGTACAGATGCAGCAAACTCGGAGGACGAGCCATGTTCAAGCCAACATCATCCCAGTCCTCAAAATCCTGTCCCAGCATAAAAAAACCAAGCAGGTGCGTTCTTATTCTTCATCACCATGAAGCTTGCCCTCAACAACATGATTGTACTTACAGCTCTATCCTTACCTGGTCCTCATTCTCCTCAGAGAATGTGACTGCTGTGAGTTTGTAGTTTTGGAGGAGGAGATACTCATTGATCAGGAAATTAATGGCTTTCTTGTCCAGTGGTTTAATGGCCTCCTCTTGACCCAGGGTCACCACGCCCTCATTGACCTGTTCTGTGGACCCTAACTCATTTTCTGTAAATCAGGTTACaacttaaaatttcttttttccataAATCATGTTATTATTAATGTATGTTAATATTTGAATCAAATAAcagttaacattttttttcattggaccgatcaaattcaaaacattaGAACAATTTACCTGCTTCCTGTGTTAAACTAGCTCGAAGTGATTTAATAGTTTCTTGGGCTTTT includes:
- the LOC128187377 gene encoding RAB11-binding protein RELCH homolog isoform X2 yields the protein MADVPNTNPFLDDEDVEKPGITVTGENDIESQAAKTSDHHELSLDALAASLLKENFVLTALEFHTELLETGREIPRLRDYFSNPGNFERTKDEFGTASLHRTSSIQTFDSLDFARYSDDGGGQVDERVAVLEFELRKAQETIKSLRASLTQEAENELGSTEQVNEGVVTLGQEEAIKPLDKKAINFLINEYLLLQNYKLTAVTFSEENEDQDFEDWDDVGLNMARPPSLLHLYKDYGNHATPVMSTEDFHCQVELEREEDQKLWEEWTDLKSQLESKVADLENQIDVCKKENQSLKSQITELYDQRSENQMIYSFTPSKKHSISINQDNDCTLGVDNSVNNCNEECDRTDVTDSVKDSDSKAKSVINGDQSRDRDISEGSSESVVVLDRNGSLDDRSPTMTMSPTSESTEDTSKRHLTPTFRKSLLDVCFHVSKDNRIVHEVSQIIGADRDHIITMLARCLPHIVPNVLLAKREELIPLILCTAMLHPDSKERDKLLNILFNLIKKPDEEQRQMIMTGCVAFAQHTGSARLMEELLPQCWEQINHKYPERRILVAEACGALASYLPTEILSSLILSMLQQMMVDDKEAEVREAVVRSLGILFGFISDTDKYTQGCELLWTSLKDPSERVVMTALHVFLPSLAVWADELDKLQHSLIHSVVRDLEELCALAAQKASNSTHIPLNESRFMNSMAALQELISFLYVSVIKTGPYSDRVGEVLHNVVDVDISRFPKPSSILSDLKVVCGDKDQLSAFVHLFENHIGKEWFEPWDSFNWVVNNLIPRLLEVVLGAGLALPKIVNSLCRCFFLLSRTFGKVFVEKRLRPKFIELMVLTDEHTDHRGYAAAKQTSVTTCVVPVYAAGVLSAFNSEEDRQQLSQFLQEILCTLSIYQAPLDSLKAAFTELSSTHSNHELLLTVLWDAVVHTSPQVRATSARLFELMVKGVGENLISTRVFPALVTLGTDPEIIVRTATIPALGAIIENVSLVDMLDRVYMQFVTFMDDRMYRDEHEVNIELIRTLARVGPNAEPRFRDDLILPRLAFVALNNNHQQNERKRTEVALQLFEAYSALSCCFINDQLVQEAMLPGLRCLKQDMAAVAPEREEVVSSIIKDYEAKVEGSRSGNMPSNHGPEDVKSRVMNRIKDTTSKANISNIFTRKK
- the LOC128187377 gene encoding RAB11-binding protein RELCH homolog isoform X1, with the protein product MADVPNTNPFLDDEDVEKPGITVTGENDIESQAAKTSDHHELSLDALAASLLKENFVLTALEFHTELLETGREIPRLRDYFSNPGNFERTKDEFGTASLHRTSSIQTFDSLDFARYSDDGGGQVDERVAVLEFELRKAQETIKSLRASLTQEAENELGSTEQVNEGVVTLGQEEAIKPLDKKAINFLINEYLLLQNYKLTAVTFSEENEDQDFEDWDDVGLNMARPPSLLHLYKDYGNHATPVMSTEDFHCQVELEREEDQKLWEEWTDLKSQLESKVADLENQIDVCKKENQSLKSQITELYDQRSENQMIYSFTPSKKHSISINQDNDCTLGVDNSVNNCNEECDRTDVTDSVKDSDSKAKSVINGDQSRDRDISEGSSESVVVLDRNGSLDDRSPTMTMSPTSESTEDTSKRHLTPTFRKSLLDVCFHVSKDNRIVHEVSQIIGADRDHIITMLARCLPHIVPNVLLAKREELIPLILCTAMLHPDSKERDKLLNILFNLIKKPDEEQRQMIMTGCVAFAQHTGSARLMEELLPQCWEQINHKYPERRILVAEACGALASYLPTEILSSLILSMLQQMMVDDKEAEVREAVVRSLGILFGFISDTDKYTQGCELLWTSLKDPSERVVMTALHVFLPSLAVWADELDKLQHSLIHSVVRDLEELVKCALAAQKASNSTHIPLNESRFMNSMAALQELISFLYVSVIKTGPYSDRVGEVLHNVVDVDISRFPKPSSILSDLKVVCGDKDQLSAFVHLFENHIGKEWFEPWDSFNWVVNNLIPRLLEVVLGAGLALPKIVNSLCRCFFLLSRTFGKVFVEKRLRPKFIELMVLTDEHTDHRGYAAAKQTSVTTCVVPVYAAGVLSAFNSEEDRQQLSQFLQEILCTLSIYQAPLDSLKAAFTELSSTHSNHELLLTVLWDAVVHTSPQVRATSARLFELMVKGVGENLISTRVFPALVTLGTDPEIIVRTATIPALGAIIENVSLVDMLDRVYMQFVTFMDDRMYRDEHEVNIELIRTLARVGPNAEPRFRDDLILPRLAFVALNNNHQQNERKRTEVALQLFEAYSALSCCFINDQLVQEAMLPGLRCLKQDMAAVAPEREEVVSSIIKDYEAKVEGSRSGNMPSNHGPEDVKSRVMNRIKDTTSKANISNIFTRKK